In a single window of the Vitis vinifera cultivar Pinot Noir 40024 chromosome 6, ASM3070453v1 genome:
- the LOC100245080 gene encoding KH domain-containing protein At3g08620, with the protein MSGLYTQNFSSARALSPHIRTAPDVESQYLTELLAEYQKLVPFMQVLPVCSRLLNQEILRVSSMIPKQGFGDFDRLQRGSPSPLGSSEMMPNIRGTSLGGWNGLPHERLGGPQGMTMDWQAPPGSPSSYIVKKILRLEIPVDSYPNFNFVGRLLGPRGNSLKRVEASTGCRVYIRGKGSIKDPDKEEELRGRPGYEHLNDPLYILIEAELPVSIVDVQLRRAQEIIEELLKPVDESHDFYKRQQLRELALLNSNFREESPQPRGSASPFSSSGMKRAKTGR; encoded by the exons ATGTCAGGTTTATACACTCAGAATTTCTCGTCTGCCAGAGCTCTTTCTCCTCACATAAGAACAGCCCCAGATGTTGAGAG TCAGTATTTGACTGAGCTGTTAGCAGAGTACCAGAAGCTAGTACCCTTCATGCAAGTTCTTCCCGTATGCAGCCGACTTTTGAATCAAG AGATATTACGGGTTTCCAGTATGATCCCAAAGCAAGGGTTTGGCGACTTCGACAGACTGCAGCGCGGAAGCCCTAGTCCCCTGGGTTCTTCCGAAATGATGCCAAATATTAGAGGAACAAGTTTAGGTGGCTGGAATGGCCTGCCACATGAG AGACTAGGTGGACCACAGGGGATGACAATGGACTGGCAGGCACCACCAGGAAGCCCAAGTTCCTATATTGTGAAGAAGATATTGCGTTTGGAGATTCCTGTAGATAGCTATCCCAAT TTCAATTTTGTTGGACGGCTCCTGGGCCCTAGAGGCAATTCATTAAAGAGAGTGGAAGCTTCCACAGGTTGCCGTGTATATATCAGAGGAAAAGGCTCAATTAAGGATCCTGACAAG GAGGAGGAGTTAAGGGGAAGACCAGGTTATGAGCACTTGAACGACCCATTATACATTTTGATTGAGGCAGAATTACCTGTCAGTATTGTTGATGTACAGTTGAGACGGGCACAGGAAATTATTGAAGAATTGCTCAAACCTGTG GATGAGTCACATGATTTCTATAAGAGGCAACAGCTACGAGAACTAGCTTTGCTAAATTCCAACTTCAGAGAAGAGAGCCCTCAACCCAGAGGCAGTGCCTCTCCTTTCAGTTCCAGTGGAATGAAGCGTGCCAAAACTGGTCGGTAG